The window CGGAGACAAGGATGTTCGCCGTGCCAAGGTCCACTCCGACCTTGAGCTCACCCTCCCACGGATTTACCGCTTCCTCTTCCACAAGGCGCGCGAATTCGCGCAGCGTCTTATTAGGAATTGTGAGGTCCGCCGCCATCACTGCCTGGCCCGTCCTACTATCCTGACAAGGTCGCCGTTTTTAGCGCCGACGGCGTTTGCCTCGTCCGTGTCAATGTGCATTTCCAGCGCGTATTTGTCGCTGACGCGCAGCAGAACGTTGTGTAATACCGCCGAACGCTCCGGCGAACCCACCTCTACGTCCACAATCTCTTTGTCCTTAAAGCCGTAAACGGCGGCCTCTTTATCAGACATATGGATATGTCTCAGGGCGGCGATGACGCTGCCATCTTTTATGACGGAGCCGCGCGGGCCGATTATCTCGATCCCCGGCGTACCGGCGATTTTACCTGATTCGCGTACCGGCGGTCTGAGCCCCAGCGTGAAACCGTCTGAAAGCGATATTTCAACCTGCGTCTCGGGGCGCAGAGGACCGAGCACGCGGACTTTGCCGATCTGCCCCTTCGGACCCTTGATGGTTACGGTCTCCTCCGAGGCATACTGCCCCGGCTGTCCGAGATCCTTTTTATGCGTCAGCTCGCAGCCTTTGCCGAAGAGGGCGTCCATATCCCCGCGGTCAAGATGTATGTGACGGTTTGAGACGCCCAAGGGTATTCCCGGCCCCTTTGCAAGTTCCTCCAAAACCAGCCGCGTGACCAGTTTTATCAGATTTTCTCTGCTTTCCGCGCTCTCGGCTGCCATAACGGTATCTTCTTAAAGAGCCTTCGGAAGAAGCTTCTCGACGTCCGCATGAGGACGCGGAATGACGTGCTGGGAGATAATCTCTCCGACCTTCTCCGCCGCGCAGGCGCCCGCGTCCACCGCCGCCTTGACAGCGCCCACGTCGCCGCGGACCATGACGGTCACAAGTCCCGAACCTATCTTTTCATATCCGATGAGCACGACGTTCGCCGATTTTGTCATCGCGTCGGCCGCCTCGATGGCGCCGACCAGTCCCTTTGTCTCGATCATTCCCAGTGCTTCACTCATTTAGAAAACCTCCTGTTCACTTTTACTGCTTTTTAATATTGTTCTGCCGTTTGCCTCTTGGCTGCGCGGCCTTTTTCTCTTCGTTCGGGGCCTCGGCCGCGGATGCTTCCGGCGCTGCCGGCGGCTCCTCGGCGGATTCCGCCTCGGGCTCTTCCGCCTGCGCCGGGATACCGGCGCCCACTGTATCGGCGTTGCGCACCATCGTCTCCAGATATGAGCTCGGACGCGCTATCACCCTTGTGCCGACCACCCTGCCGACCTTGGCCGCCGCGGCTTTGGCGGCGGAGACGGCGGCGTTTACCGCGCCGACATCGCCCTCGACCTTGACGGTCGCCATGCCGCTGCCCCTCGCAAGTTCATAGCCTACAAGGGTAACATTTGCGGACTTCACGGCGGCGTCGGCGGCCTCAACGGCGGCGACTAACCCTACGGTCTCGATCAGCCCTAAACTCATCAGGTGTGCCATTACTTCACCACCTTATCAACAATGCTTTCCGTAATTTTCAGCGGAAGCTTTTTCACAAGCCGTCCCGCGTTTGTTCCGATCACACGAATCTCTTCGCTGTCGGAAGCGGCGGCGGTCTTAAGGAGCGGCCTATCTCTGTCAAGTTTCGCATAGTGCAGAGCCACCGTTCCGGCGTCTATGCCGATGCCGACCTCCATCTGCGAGGCGCGCGCCGCGTTCCAGGCAAGGCCGCAGGCCTCATCTTCCGAAGAATCGGCGACCGCCTCGTAGGGTATCCCCTCCTCTTCAAGGCCAAAGCCTATCTGGCGGAGCAGGGCGGCGCTGCGCGGCCCTTCATGGAAGAATATCTTCACCGTGGGACGCTCCTGCTCAACGTACATCGCGCTACCCCTCCTGCGCCGCGGAGAGAACAAGCCCCGTGGCGACGGCGTTGCGCGGTCCGCAGCAGCCGCGGATGTTTCCGCGCCCCGCGACTACCCGGTACTGAGAGAGCGCGTCGGTGACGAGCTGCGGCACCTCGAAGTCAAGCGCCGAACCGCCGACGAGCACGACAAACTGAATGTCGCGCACGTTTCCGGTGGGGCTGACCCTCTCCAGCGCACGCAGGGCGTTTGTCACAAAGACCTTCTCCTTAGCCTGGCGGCGTATGAGGCGGATCTTCTCTATCGACTGTTCGCCCTCGATCGGCAGCATTTCGCCGTTCTTGAGGATGACGACCTTAGCAAAGATATGCGGCGGCAGCGGCTCGTTGAAAAATTCGGCCGTGCCGTTTTCATGGCGGATGTGGAAGAGGCTCTCGACCTTCGCAAGAGAATATTTCTTGACGTCCTCCGCCGTTTCAAAGCTCTCAAGCCCCATCTCGGACTGGATCAGAAGCGTCACCATGTTACCGGCGCCCGCGAGGTGTATCGAATGTATCACGCCCTCTTTGCTGATTATCGAGGCGTCCGTCGAACCGGCCCCCATGTCTAATATCGCCAGGGGCTTCGACGAGCCGGGGGTGGTCAAAGCGCCGAGAATCGCCATATCGGCCTCAACGCCGCCGACCCTCACGGGTACGCCGATTTTCTCGGAGAACTCGCGAGCGATCGCCTCCATCTGCAGACGGTCGGCCTTGACCATCGCCGCGATGCCGACGGCGTTTTCCTGCGAAAATTCATTCGCGAGGCCGCCGCGCACCCTCTGCGGTGTAAATGTATCGACGGCGAGAAGGTCCTGTATCTTGATCTCACGCGTATGCTGCCCGGTAAGGTTCGCCATTACGAGGCGCACCTTCTCAAGCATGCCGCCGGCGTTTGTGCCGGGTTCGCCGCGTACATCCTCCACCGCGGGTATCGCGCGGACGCCGTTCATGATTTTTTCGGCGCCGTCGTCCACGTCGACCTTGACGGTCTTGCCGCCACCGGTGATCTCAATGAACCCGGCGGGGATACGGCGCTCTTTTACGTCGCCCTCCGGCGTTTTGATGACCACCGCGGAGCGGTTGCCGATGAGGGCGCGGGCGATCGGGACGACCTGCCGCGTCTCGTCGGGAGTGAGGTCGAAGAGCGTAGCGATCCCGTACGGATTTGATAGAACCTCAACGACGCCGCCGGTGGCCGCAACCTCCACCGCCGCCGGCATGCCGAGGGGGACCTTGTCTATCAGTCCCACCTCGTCGACGATAGGCATCTTCGTCTCAAGGCGGTTGTTTATCAGCACCCCGTCGTCGCGCTGCGCGATCGCGGCGCTGATCCTGCCTCCGCGGCGGCGGTAGGCGTTGAGCGCCTTCGCGGCGTATTCAAAATCGACCGACGCCGGGATGACCGCTATATAAGTATCCTCCGAGGCGCTCTTGGAAATGAGTTCCTCTATATTTACGGTGATCCCCTTCCCCACGCCGAGGCCTCCCGGCGTCGCGGGGTTGTGTCCGATCATCGTCGATTCCGTGATGATCGTTTCGGTGATCGTCTCCATCGCGACATCCCCTATGACGGGCGCCGCCTCGTTGAGGCGTACCTCTGTCAGATCCTCTATGGAAACACCGGCCTCTTCCAAAGCGCAGGTCAGAGAATGAAAGACGCCGTTGATGTTCTGGCGGGTACCTTTAATACCGGTCGTCGGCACTGTCGCGCCGCCGAGGAACTCCGCCTTTCCATCCGCTATCTTTGCTAACGCCGTCTCTGTCGTTGCGTTGCCGATGTCTATACCTGCGACTATTTTCATAGGGGTCTCCTTTCAGAAATACCTTTAATCCTTCTTGAGACGACCTCTTGCCTCGTAGACCGCGGCGGCCTCTCTCACAAGTCCGCCGGATATCTTCGCGTTGTATTTCGTCTCAAGTTCCTCGGCGATGGCAAGCAGCTCGGCCTTCGTCGAACGGTAGGGACGGAGTGCGTTGTATATCTCAAGGAGCCGGTCGTCGCCGACGGCGATAAGCTCGGCAGCGCGGCGCATGTTGTTCGCAAACGCGCCGCGGCCCACGGATTCGGCAACCTGGGCCTGCATCTCCAGAGTCTCGGGGGAGATGCGCATATCGTCCGAGGTGACGTTTCCGGCGAGCAGGCCGGCCTTCGTCATATCGGTGAATTTCTTGCCCGTCGGGCTCTGAAGTTTATCCGCCGATTTCTCGCTGAGCGGATAATTCGCGGCGGTCATCCTGCCGCCCGCGGAGACGGAGGGCGCGGGTTTCCCCTCGGCCTTCATGGCCTCCATGACCTTTTCTACTATCAGTTTCATCATAAGTTCCTGATCCATTACTCTGCCTCCTTACTTAAACGAAACAGCAATGCTCTGCGGCTTCTTGTTGTTGTCGACGTGCTCCGTCTCCTTGATGTGGAGCAGGGCGGCGATAGCCTGGTAGGCAGGGCGCGCCATCTGGTCGTTTCTTACGGGAACAGGAGTCGGCGCCTCGCCCTTCGCATACTTCGCGGCGTTTTTGCCTATCTGGCGATAGGTCGCGAGGTCGATAAGCGGAGCCTGAGAGAAGAGCTCAAGGTTGCTGAGCGGAGGAAGGTTCTTCTGATGGATAACGGTCGTTCCCTTCGACTGGATGCCGATACCGATGCCGGAGCCGCTGTACTCGGCCGCATCATGGGCGATGAAGGAGACGTCCGACGTGCGGTAGACTTTGATCACGCGCCACTTCATCCCCTCTTCCTCAATGCCGGCGAGTATCTCGCGCAGCACCTTGTCATGGGGGATGCCGAGGATCGTCTTTGTCTGGTAGACGCCGAATGCGGGGGCCAGGCCGACGACCACTTCGTCGGAGGCGGCGCCCTTAGGCGCTTCGCCCGTCTCGCGGAGCTCCAGTTTGCTTACCTCGTCGGTGATAACGGGCTTATTATCAGCAGCCGCCCTCTTCTCTTCCTGTGCCGTAACTTCGGCGATTACCTCTTCTATAAAGGAGCGCAGTACCTTTTCGTCAAAAGTCATCTCGTATCACCTCTTTTAGATATCTTCCGGCCTAATTGCCTGGCTGATATTTTTGATCTCGTCCCAGCGTTCGTCCGAGATCTGGTATCCGGTCATCGGGCCGTGGTAATCGTTAGGTTCATTGACTGCGCTTATGACATGGAAGTTCTCGTCAAGAATCGCGGAGGTGTGGAGATAGTCGCCTGCGACGCGCTGCTTGAGCATTCCGAACACGCCCTCGGCGACGTCGGGGAAGCCGGCCTTTTCAAGGGCCTTCACGAAGTCAATGCCAGTGACCTTGCGCGCCATCATCTCTTCGATAGCCTTGAGGTCCTCGTTGACATTACGGTCCGGCATGTCCTTGCTTCCGTTGGCGTATGTCGCGGCCTCGACCTCTTCGTCGGTGATCGCTGGGAGTCCTAGTTCACGGAACACTCCCTGCAGGGCGCGGGCGGCCTTGTTGCGGATACGGATAACGTCCTCTTCCTTAACGGGCTGAAGTCCGCCGTCGATCCTCATGTCGCGCTGGATGATGTTCCAGTCGTCGAAGTCCTCGGCGTCCCAGTTCGAACCGGCGAACATATTGTCGTAGTTCGGCGTCGCGCTGTAGCCGGAGCAGACGAAGTCCGTGCCGGAGAAGAACTGCGGAACCGAGCGGGCGACGCGGCGGAGGTCCGAATGCGTGAAGGTCTGGTCGTTTGACGAGGTACACTCAAGGTCGAGCAGCATCGCGATGAGGTTCTCCGCGGCTACCGCGCGGATGCCTCCCGGCACGCCGGCGGGAACGCCGATGCAGGATACGGAGCCGTTCTGGGTTCCCTGCACGCCTGCGCCCTTGGTGATCGCGAGGCAGCGGGCCTCAAGGTAAAGCATCGATTTGCCCTCTGCGTATCCCATCTGTACCTCTGATCCGGTACCCGAGGTGAAACGCATCTTGAGTCCGCGCGAGGCGTAGCAGGAGGCCAGGAAGGCCTTCGAATAGGGGGTGTCGTCGCCGTCCATAAAGACGGGTTCCGTACCGTAGACGGAGATCGTCTCAGCGTATGTCGTAAAGCCGCGCATACCTAGCTGAAGCTCCGTCGCCTCTTCAAGCGCACACTGGGTGAGTATCCCCTGGCGTCCGGTCTGGGCGCCGATGAGCAGCGACATTGCGTTGAAGGGGGCATATCTGGCGATACCGACCGTCGTCTCCATTTCGTCGAATCCGCGGATGGCCGCCTCAGCGGCGTCGGCGGCGATCTGTATCGGGTTGTCTTTGACATTCGTCACATGGCACTGGTTGCTCGGCATCTTGCGCGCGCGCATCTTCGTCATCGCCATCATGATCTCCACGATGGTCAGCTTATTGACGACGTCGACGAGTTTCGCGGGCGTAATGCAGAGGGTCATGTCGAGTATCTCCTTGCGGGAGACGTTTATATCTATCAGTTTTCTGGCTATTTCAAGCGAATCCATCGCCATAACGCGCTCGGCGCCGTCAAGCCTGATCGCGTGGTCGGCGATAAAGGTGTCGAGCATGTCGAACTCCGCTCTTGATTTTCCGTCCAGCTCCGTGACCACACCGTTCTCTATCTTGATGCTCGGCTTCGGGTCAAAGGGGCTGTTCATGGCGATCAATCCGACTTCCGGCCACTCCTGTACAAATCCGTCTTTATTTACAGGACGCGCCGCAAGGGCTTCAAAGCGTTTTGATTTCATAAGTCACCATCTCCTTCTTTAGATGATGTAGGGCTGGGTCGTTGATTTGAGCTCCGTCGCGGGGTCCAGAGTGACCAGTACCTGCTTGCCTACTTCGCGGGCGGCGATGATCGCCTGCTTGACGGCGCCGGAATCACCGCTGAAGGTAAGGATGACTTCGTTCGAGAAGCTCGTCCCGCCGTTTGCCGGTGAGGAATATCCGATGACGTCCACCGTCGCCGCCTTGACGGCCGTATCGCCGAGAAGGACGCCGATTGCCGCGGGAGCGCCGACGGTAATGCCGAAGGCTTTGCCTATCGGAGCGCCGAATGCCTTGTTGAGGGCGTAGCTCGCGCGCGCCGTATACTGGAACTCAAGGTGCCCGGCGTTGTTGCCGTAGACGTCGCCGAAGGTGCGGTCAAGCTCTCTGAGGGCGACCTCTACCGCTCTTCTAACATCAGAAACATCTTCGGCTCCGAAAATAATGAGGGAACCGTGACCGGCGCCGCCCTCTGTATCACGGGGGAGTTCAATCTTAAGTATTTCACTGTTCGTCGCCTTAACCGCCTCGTCGGCTGCGAAGATATGCGGGCCGGCTCCGGTACGGCCGCCGAGGATGCCGATCGAACGGAACTTCTTGTCGATGCCCATCTTCTCGTGCATCTGGTGGTCCACGTTGGCGATCACTAGGCCGATCGTGTGGCCGATCGCCGTGCCGACAAATTCCGTGAGGCCGCATCCGGCTTCGCAGCAGCAGTCCTCAACCGCTTTGGCCGCAGCTTCCGGCTTGGCCGTCTCAATATTTCCGAGCTTTTTCGTAAGTTCGTCCATGATCTTGTTGACCAGTTCGTCTTTCATATTCTCGTTACCTCCGTTATCTTCTCTTAATTAATTGTGATGGGGCTGCAGCTATTCCTGCGCGGGAAGGATCTTTTCCACATCTGTGTGAGGACGCGGAATGACATGCTGGGATACGATCTCTCCGACCTTCTCCGCCGCGCATGCGCCTGCGTCCACCGCGGCCTTCACCGCGCCAACGTCACCTCTGACCATCACCGTTACAAGGCCGGAGCCGATCTTTTCGTACCCGACCAGGGATACGTTCGCTGACTTCACCATCGCGTCCGCCGCTTCGATGGCGCCGACAAGTCCGCGGGTTTCAACCATACCAAGAGCTTCTTTCTGCATGTTTGTCCTCCTCATCATATTGAAGATCTATTGAGTTTCATGCCTGTGGCCCTTATTATTAAATATGAAGGTTTTTTATGCTCAGCGCTTTTTTATGCTTCTAGGGGATTTTTTTATGGAATTTTCAGAATAAATACGGGGGTCAATGCTACGTATTACCGCATTGACCCCCGTATTTAAAAATGTGTATCATAAATTTTTGACTGTCGGCTTAACAGGTTAAAGCGAAGATATATCAGAATGACAAAAATCTACCCGCCGCTCTTTTTATCTGCGATGAAACGCTGCCGGTATTCCGTCGGGGAGAGGCCGACCTTCTTTTTAAAGACCTTGCTGAAGTAATTCGTCTCGTTGTACGAAAGTTCACAGGCGATGTTTATCACAGGCATATCCGTGTTCTGAAGCATATCTTTCGCTATCTCGATCCGCCTGTCCGTAACATAGACGATAAAATTGGTCCCCATCGCCTTTTTGAAAACTTTACTGAAATAGCTGGGGCTCATGTTGATATGCTCGGCCGCCGAATCAAGGGTGATGCCGTTCTTGATGTTGAGCTCTATATAGTTGAGCACTTTTTTGAGTTCGTCTCCAGTGTTGAGCTGGAACTTTTCCAGCTCGACGAAGATAAAATCTATCATCTCTTCGATGATCTCCGAGGATTCAAAGCGCCGGACCTGGATATTGTAATTCGTAAAGAAGCGCTCAAGACAGCTCTCCAGCTTCTTTTGCAGCTCCTCATTACCATACCACCGGCCGATCTCCGAGATGCCGCGCGCAAAATTTATAATGCCGCTTCTGATGTTCTTCGCGCTGTGGTCGGAATAGATGAGTCCAAGATATTCCTTGGCGATGTTTTTAGATTTTTTATAGTCACATTCGTGGATGCAGTTTTCCAATAACTTGAGATAGCGGACAAAGTCCTCCTCATCCGCCGCGGCCGCCTCTTTTTTCACGGGAGCACCCTTGCGGCTCTGCGCTATAACGTTCTCCACGAGAGATATGAGCTGCTCGCGGCGGTAGGGCTTCAAAAGGTAGCCGTCGGCGTTGAAGCGGGTCGCCATCCGCGCGATACGCTCCTCCCTCTTTACCGAGGTAAGTATCAGTGAAATGCTCACGTTCACGTTGCGCGCGCTGTGGACCAGCACCTCGGCGAAATCGGAATAGATGGAATAATAGGGGATGTTGACGATCAGGAGGTCTATATCGCCATTTTTGACGAGCTCCGCGGCCTCGGGACCCTCTGCCGCCGAAAGCAGCTCAACAGACGACGAAAACTTTTTTTCAAGTACGTCATGCATCATCCGTCTATCAATCGCGCTGCTGTCAACCACGAGAATCCTGTACATTTCAGCACCTCCGCCTCTGCGCCTGAAAACCTGATCCTCCTTTTATTTTACCATGCCGCCGCTTGAAAGCGGCAGCCTCACACGGAGATTGCCGCCGACGTAATCGCCTTCGGCCTTTTGGAGAAATATGCCGTACGCCTCGCCGAAGAGGCCTTTGATACGGCGGTTGAGCGTTGAAAGGACGACCTTTCCGCTCTGCGTCTCCTCCAGCTCTTCAAGGGAGAGGGCTAGCTTCATCTGCTCGTCGTCAAATGGGAGGCCGCGGCTCTCTATCTCAAGCAAAAATGCGCCCTCAGACTCCTTGCCGGTGACTGTTATCTTGACCAGGTCTTTGACGTCAGGGTTATATTTAAAGACATTTTCCAATACTGCGTGGAGCAGCATAAAAGGGCAGGGAACGCTGTAATATTTCGTAGGTACGGAGATAGCGCAGTCAAAGTGGCCGTCCAGCCTGCGCCGCTGTATCGCGGCAAAACAGTTAAGATACTTGAGCTCCTCCTCAAGAGAGACAAAACGGTTATGGCTGTTATCGGAGAGATAGCGCATCATGTCGGAGAAATCACAGACGGTGTTCTCAGTCTCCACAGCATTCTCCTTATAGGCGAGTTTGGAGATGACGTTAAGGATATAAAAGATAAAATCGAGGCCGTAGCGGTTCTGAAAGTCTAGGAAACGCCTCACCTTCAGCGCCTCCTCAAGCGAAATACGCCTGCTCTTCTCCTCGTCGAGCTCCTGTTGTTTTCTGTCAAGCTCCTCCGTCATCATATTTTTATATTCCTCGTCGATCATATACTGCAGCATCTTCTGCATCAGCTTCGCGACCGATTTTATCTTGCTGAAGGGGACGACGTTGATCTTTTCATAATCGGCGACGGTATCCGGGTCGTCATGCCACTCGGTCGTCGGCTTTGTGATCTCTTCGAGACCCGCCTCCGCCTCATCCGAAGGCGGTATCTTCACCTGCCCGCAGAGAACCGCCCCCATGAAGCTGCCCTTCAAAAAGAGAGGAACGGCAAAATCGACAAGCGACGAATGGCAGTGATAAAAATAGGGTTTGCCGGTGATCGTGGCGTTCAGCC is drawn from Cloacibacillus porcorum and contains these coding sequences:
- the pduL gene encoding phosphate propanoyltransferase codes for the protein MAAESAESRENLIKLVTRLVLEELAKGPGIPLGVSNRHIHLDRGDMDALFGKGCELTHKKDLGQPGQYASEETVTIKGPKGQIGKVRVLGPLRPETQVEISLSDGFTLGLRPPVRESGKIAGTPGIEIIGPRGSVIKDGSVIAALRHIHMSDKEAAVYGFKDKEIVDVEVGSPERSAVLHNVLLRVSDKYALEMHIDTDEANAVGAKNGDLVRIVGRARQ
- a CDS encoding BMC domain-containing protein; its protein translation is MSEALGMIETKGLVGAIEAADAMTKSANVVLIGYEKIGSGLVTVMVRGDVGAVKAAVDAGACAAEKVGEIISQHVIPRPHADVEKLLPKAL
- a CDS encoding BMC domain-containing protein, encoding MAHLMSLGLIETVGLVAAVEAADAAVKSANVTLVGYELARGSGMATVKVEGDVGAVNAAVSAAKAAAAKVGRVVGTRVIARPSSYLETMVRNADTVGAGIPAQAEEPEAESAEEPPAAPEASAAEAPNEEKKAAQPRGKRQNNIKKQ
- a CDS encoding glycerol dehydratase reactivase beta/small subunit family protein, which encodes MYVEQERPTVKIFFHEGPRSAALLRQIGFGLEEEGIPYEAVADSSEDEACGLAWNAARASQMEVGIGIDAGTVALHYAKLDRDRPLLKTAAASDSEEIRVIGTNAGRLVKKLPLKITESIVDKVVK
- a CDS encoding diol dehydratase reactivase subunit alpha is translated as MKIVAGIDIGNATTETALAKIADGKAEFLGGATVPTTGIKGTRQNINGVFHSLTCALEEAGVSIEDLTEVRLNEAAPVIGDVAMETITETIITESTMIGHNPATPGGLGVGKGITVNIEELISKSASEDTYIAVIPASVDFEYAAKALNAYRRRGGRISAAIAQRDDGVLINNRLETKMPIVDEVGLIDKVPLGMPAAVEVAATGGVVEVLSNPYGIATLFDLTPDETRQVVPIARALIGNRSAVVIKTPEGDVKERRIPAGFIEITGGGKTVKVDVDDGAEKIMNGVRAIPAVEDVRGEPGTNAGGMLEKVRLVMANLTGQHTREIKIQDLLAVDTFTPQRVRGGLANEFSQENAVGIAAMVKADRLQMEAIAREFSEKIGVPVRVGGVEADMAILGALTTPGSSKPLAILDMGAGSTDASIISKEGVIHSIHLAGAGNMVTLLIQSEMGLESFETAEDVKKYSLAKVESLFHIRHENGTAEFFNEPLPPHIFAKVVILKNGEMLPIEGEQSIEKIRLIRRQAKEKVFVTNALRALERVSPTGNVRDIQFVVLVGGSALDFEVPQLVTDALSQYRVVAGRGNIRGCCGPRNAVATGLVLSAAQEG
- a CDS encoding diol dehydratase small subunit, whose amino-acid sequence is MDQELMMKLIVEKVMEAMKAEGKPAPSVSAGGRMTAANYPLSEKSADKLQSPTGKKFTDMTKAGLLAGNVTSDDMRISPETLEMQAQVAESVGRGAFANNMRRAAELIAVGDDRLLEIYNALRPYRSTKAELLAIAEELETKYNAKISGGLVREAAAVYEARGRLKKD
- a CDS encoding propanediol/glycerol family dehydratase medium subunit, with protein sequence MTFDEKVLRSFIEEVIAEVTAQEEKRAAADNKPVITDEVSKLELRETGEAPKGAASDEVVVGLAPAFGVYQTKTILGIPHDKVLREILAGIEEEGMKWRVIKVYRTSDVSFIAHDAAEYSGSGIGIGIQSKGTTVIHQKNLPPLSNLELFSQAPLIDLATYRQIGKNAAKYAKGEAPTPVPVRNDQMARPAYQAIAALLHIKETEHVDNNKKPQSIAVSFK
- a CDS encoding propanediol/glycerol family dehydratase large subunit, whose amino-acid sequence is MKSKRFEALAARPVNKDGFVQEWPEVGLIAMNSPFDPKPSIKIENGVVTELDGKSRAEFDMLDTFIADHAIRLDGAERVMAMDSLEIARKLIDINVSRKEILDMTLCITPAKLVDVVNKLTIVEIMMAMTKMRARKMPSNQCHVTNVKDNPIQIAADAAEAAIRGFDEMETTVGIARYAPFNAMSLLIGAQTGRQGILTQCALEEATELQLGMRGFTTYAETISVYGTEPVFMDGDDTPYSKAFLASCYASRGLKMRFTSGTGSEVQMGYAEGKSMLYLEARCLAITKGAGVQGTQNGSVSCIGVPAGVPGGIRAVAAENLIAMLLDLECTSSNDQTFTHSDLRRVARSVPQFFSGTDFVCSGYSATPNYDNMFAGSNWDAEDFDDWNIIQRDMRIDGGLQPVKEEDVIRIRNKAARALQGVFRELGLPAITDEEVEAATYANGSKDMPDRNVNEDLKAIEEMMARKVTGIDFVKALEKAGFPDVAEGVFGMLKQRVAGDYLHTSAILDENFHVISAVNEPNDYHGPMTGYQISDERWDEIKNISQAIRPEDI
- the pduB gene encoding propanediol utilization microcompartment protein PduB; translated protein: MKDELVNKIMDELTKKLGNIETAKPEAAAKAVEDCCCEAGCGLTEFVGTAIGHTIGLVIANVDHQMHEKMGIDKKFRSIGILGGRTGAGPHIFAADEAVKATNSEILKIELPRDTEGGAGHGSLIIFGAEDVSDVRRAVEVALRELDRTFGDVYGNNAGHLEFQYTARASYALNKAFGAPIGKAFGITVGAPAAIGVLLGDTAVKAATVDVIGYSSPANGGTSFSNEVILTFSGDSGAVKQAIIAAREVGKQVLVTLDPATELKSTTQPYII
- the pduA gene encoding propanediol utilization microcompartment protein PduA translates to MQKEALGMVETRGLVGAIEAADAMVKSANVSLVGYEKIGSGLVTVMVRGDVGAVKAAVDAGACAAEKVGEIVSQHVIPRPHTDVEKILPAQE
- a CDS encoding response regulator transcription factor, giving the protein MYRILVVDSSAIDRRMMHDVLEKKFSSSVELLSAAEGPEAAELVKNGDIDLLIVNIPYYSIYSDFAEVLVHSARNVNVSISLILTSVKREERIARMATRFNADGYLLKPYRREQLISLVENVIAQSRKGAPVKKEAAAADEEDFVRYLKLLENCIHECDYKKSKNIAKEYLGLIYSDHSAKNIRSGIINFARGISEIGRWYGNEELQKKLESCLERFFTNYNIQVRRFESSEIIEEMIDFIFVELEKFQLNTGDELKKVLNYIELNIKNGITLDSAAEHINMSPSYFSKVFKKAMGTNFIVYVTDRRIEIAKDMLQNTDMPVINIACELSYNETNYFSKVFKKKVGLSPTEYRQRFIADKKSGG
- a CDS encoding PocR ligand-binding domain-containing protein, yielding MDGIRDIRNIIKIEVLQSIQDEFAEATGISFVSVDYRGHPITSMSGFTDFCKRMRSDETFRQRCFRCDAHGGLNATITGKPYFYHCHSSLVDFAVPLFLKGSFMGAVLCGQVKIPPSDEAEAGLEEITKPTTEWHDDPDTVADYEKINVVPFSKIKSVAKLMQKMLQYMIDEEYKNMMTEELDRKQQELDEEKSRRISLEEALKVRRFLDFQNRYGLDFIFYILNVISKLAYKENAVETENTVCDFSDMMRYLSDNSHNRFVSLEEELKYLNCFAAIQRRRLDGHFDCAISVPTKYYSVPCPFMLLHAVLENVFKYNPDVKDLVKITVTGKESEGAFLLEIESRGLPFDDEQMKLALSLEELEETQSGKVVLSTLNRRIKGLFGEAYGIFLQKAEGDYVGGNLRVRLPLSSGGMVK